The window atttgaactcaggtcctcctgactccagggccaatactctatccactgcaccacctagctgtcccttctctagctcatttttacagatgaggaaactgaggaaaacagggttaagtgacttgcctagggtcacacagctagtacatgtctgaaggtgtttttgaacttaggtcttcctaactgcaggcctatctatccactgcatgactctctctctctctctctctctctctctctctctctctctctctctctctttttttgtgaggcagtgagggttaagtgacttgcccagggtcatacagctaataaatgtcaagtgtctgaggctagatttgaactcaggtcctcctgactccagggccagtgctctatccactgcgccacctagctgcccctgtaggttCTATCTAATAGGCTTCATGATACCTATTTTGACTTTTTAGAAGCTTTTTCCTCTTGGGTTGTATTTATTTAATCCTagaatttacttatttttaataattatactttattttaatattcattttaaaaagtgttgagttccaaattctttccctcttcctatcCCACCCATTGAAAAGACAAGCAACATAGCAGTTTTACACGTGAAGCCTTATAAAACACAAAATCGTAGAATTTAGAGTcaaaaaagaaccttagagatcatctaggccaAACCCCACGTTGTACAGAAGAGAAATGTGAAGCCCAGAAAAGGGCACTTGATATTCCCAAGGTCATATGCAGAAGTGGCAGCGTATTGGGGTCGAAACCCAGGACTGGAGCATGGTGCCAGTGTAAGGAATACTGTCAGAGGACCTTGGTCTGAGTTTCTACTATTTTACCTTAACCTctagctgagcctcagtttcttcatctgaaaaattagagGATGGGACTAAATGAGCACTAAGGAACCTCCCAggcctaaatctgtgatcctgactCTTCCTCTGGGGTTTTTTCTATTTCACCATGCCCCTTGTTTCAGAAGTGTCCAGGAACCTCCCTGGTCTCTGGATAAATGGACAGTTACTATCTGCTTAGGACTATATGAGGAACCCTAGGTAATaccagaaatatttttataaggacatttttattaatcttttgattttgtttttacatcatttatGTTTCCCACATGTTGCATCCTTCCTCCTACATTTTCCTAGTGAACCATCCtttctaataaataaaaaataggaagCAAGAATAAAAGATATtgtaaaactaaccaaaatatcCAAAAAAGTCTGACATGATGTACAGTtacttttttaaaacaatattttgataactatttcagcgTAATTAGTTTCATGTGGAatttctgtatattttattcATCTAAAAGCATTCTTCTCAGAAGGGGTCTTATAGGCTTCACCTACCAAAGGGGCCATGACGTGAAagaagattaagaacctctgccaTAGGGAGTAATCAATAAATATTGGTCGTGCTTATTTAAAACTTGTTTTCCCTGAACTCTCTGCAAGCCACTAGAGCATTTTGTCCTCTTCAGATGTTAATGCAAAAAGAGAGTGCTTTAGCTTGGCCAGATGGCCCACTTTCTTCCCTCATAagctttcttgcttcctttttgGGGACTGGTGGCCCTACATTGTGTAGCAGTGGAGGGATGATGTATGAATCTTCTCCTGTCTTCATTAGGGCCAAACTTGGCCATTAGAATTTCACAGCATTCTTTTTCAATTGCTTTATTGTTGACAAGTGAAATATTATAAAtgattcttgtcctcaaggagtttagagtCCATTTGGGGAGAAGAGTGTGGTAGAGCGATGATAATTACCCTGTGCCCTAATGTGTTGACTTTTCTTACAGATGCTTTCTTCACGTGTCGGAAGAATGCTATCCTGGCAAAGAGCTCGTCCCCCCAGGTGGAGGGCGGCTTTGCCATGGCCCCTCGGGGTCTAGACCAGGAGGAGCGGGAAGGCCTGCTACATCAGTGGCGAGAGGAGGGGGCCAGCAGGCTGCCCACATCTGTCAGTGAGGGGCCTCCTCTGGAGAAGGGGCTGGCCTCGGGCAGCTTGGCTCTCTTGATGGCAAGCCCTGAAGAGCAGCGGGATGCTGCTTCAGAGGACAAGTGGTCCAATGTTCAGCTGAGTGACTTGCGGGCTACGGAGGCCCTGGAGGAGCCCTTCGCCGATTTGGCCGGGATCCCAGGAGAGGAGCAGCTGGAAGGTGTGGATGGCACAGTGTGGACTGCTGTCCCCATGCAGGCAGGACCCCAGTTTGCAGACTGTGCTGTCCTGCCTGTGGGTACCCTCGCCACGGAGCGGTGGGAAGAGGATCCTGCAGTAGTGGCTTGGAGCATAGCACCagagtcagtgtcagaggaggagGCACCCGTCTGGCCCTTTGAGAGTCTTGGTCAGTTGCAGCCTCCTCCAGTTGAAATACCTTATCATGGTGAGTAATGGCTGAACTAAAGGATGGAGACAGGGAAGGGTCAGGTTGGAAGCCAGTCTTGCTGTGGGACAGAGCATGAGCTACAAAGTTTTTAGGATGGCAACTCTGCCTCTGACATATGTTGTTTATAgcatcatagaatgttagaactggaaggaaacgcTAGTTTATCTTGCTCGAGCCTTCTCATTTTTTAAGGTCGAGAAGGTGAGTTTGCCAGAGGTCTTGCAGCTAGTTAATGAAAGAGCTGGGAGGAGAACCTGAGTCTCTTCAATCCAGGGCTTTTTCCATTAGACCGTGTTGCACAGGAATATTGTGGAGACTAGATGAGTCATGGATTCCAAACCTCCTTTTTCTTCAGTGCTGAGCTGCCAATTTTAAGCCTGGGGCTGAGGGCCTAACAGAAAGACCTTTAGCATCAGCTTGCCCTGACCTCATCAGTGTGTGCATATGTCCAATGAGTAAATaaatcagtgagcatttattaagtgcctcctctCTGGAAGGTACCATGCCGATGAAAATAGATATTTGTAAGCAGTACCCTCCTAAAGATGCTTTACATTTATCAGAGGTGGTCATTCAGTtcaacatttattagatgcccACTGTGTGCAAGGCCTAGTGATGGTgggcagtggggatacaaagaagatgACAACCCCAATCTTGaaggaacttaaaatttaatAGGAGGACATTTCTGTGCAAGAATTTTAGATCACCAGGTGGAGGGTTAGGGTtacaggaaagaggaagaaaagcacGGCTGTCTACAACTGGATGGGCTTGGAAATAGAGATCCCTGGGGAGGCAAGGTATGAATCCATGAGGGAAAGAGCAGTCCTTTCTTTCTGGAATGCCAAGTGGCGCACAATTGCTGTGGGTCTGTCTCCTGTCTATAGAAATCTTGTGGCGAGAATGGGAGGATCTCTCTATCCAGCCAGATCCTCAGGGCCTGGACTCAGGGGAGGCTCCTCAGTTCCAGTTTACTGTCATGTCATATAATATCCTGGCCCAGGACCTGGTACAACAGAGCTCTGAGCTCTACATGCACTGCCATCCAGACATCCTGAATTGGAATTATCGATTCTCCAATCTTGTGCAGGAATTCCAGCACTGGGACCCTGACGTGAGTTGGGAACTGCCCTGTGTACTGGGCTTCTTCACATTGGGACTTTTCCATGACCATAATACAGTTACATTTCATCCATCCCTATGCTACAGTTGGGGTCACATTGAAGGGCAAATCCCTCCCCTAAGTTAGTTAGGCAGAATCCTAAGAGAAACCCTCTTGAGAATTTCAAAGCCTACAAAGTCTTTGAATGATCATGAATTAGGATGGAGTTTGGGGCTATTAAGGGAATAGGAAAATCCAGACCTAGGGTGTTGGGTGGCATCTGTTTCAGGATGGGGCTCAATGATAGGGGTTTAGGAGAAATGGTCAGTGATTGTGGGAATTTTGTTGCTTTCCAGTGCACCCCCTTACTCCCCTGGCATCTTCCACATTGGTCTCAGTGCCACATCCTAGAGTGGAGGTGTCCCCAGCATTCTGCCTGCCAGCAGGAGGTAGGGACCCCTTCTTTTCTGCACGTACCTGTGTCCTCTGAGTGACTGATCTCTTCGTCGATTTCCCAGATTCTTTGTCTCCAGGAGGTTCAGGAAGACCACTACTGGGAACAACTAGAGCCAACTCTGCGGATGATGGGTAATGTAGTCCAGTGGGGGCTATTGGCTCAAGGGCTTTTGGATGGAGATGTCTCCGAAGTTCTTCTGCCCTCTTTCCTCTAACTGGAGGGACCTCCTCATttcctctctggaccttagtGCATCCTGGATTCCTTAGCTCTCCCGAAAGGGAGCTcttgccctcccttcctcctgtgGGTAAGCCTTTCATTCCCACTGAAGGAGGGCTTCCCATTATCTACCTATTTTCACACCTGTGTGCCCTCCTACCCATGcctatcattcattcatctgaATATAGAGAAAGCCTTGCAGAACTAAGGAATTGGCAAGGGCTACAAACCCCAGAGGTGAGTAGTGGGAGCACTGTGATGCTTTATTAGACTGACATCATTAACCAGAGGATCTTGGCCTTTGACCTCTGTGACCCATCTCACTGGCTGTGGTTTCTCTCACAGGCTTTACTTGTTTCTACAAGAGGAGGACTGGGTGTAAGACAGATGGCTGTGCTGTTTGCTACAAGCATACCCGATTCCGACTGCTTTGTGCCAGTCCTGTGGAGTATTTCCGGCCCGGCCTGGAGCTCCTTAACCGGGATAATGTGGGATTGGTTCTGCTACTGCAGCCGCTGGTCCCAGAGAGCTTGGGGCAGATAACTGTGGGTCCCTTGTGTGTGGCCAACACACACGTGCTGTACAACCCCCGCAGGGGCGATGTCAAGCTGGCCCAGGTGGCCATCCTCCTGGCCGAAGTGGATAAGGTGGCAAGGCTGTCAGACGGCAGTTACTGTCCCATCATCTTGTGTGGGGACCTGAACTCCGTCCCTGATTCACCACTCTACAACTTTATCAGGAGTGGACAGCTCCAGTACCAAGGCATGCCAGCTTGGAAGGTAAAGTGGGGGCCAGCGAGGGAAAAATGGGGGTGCTTCTGGGTAGAGAACAGCAGGGAGGAGAGGTAGGTTACCTAGGGGGTGGCTCCATCACTGACACCAAAGTTGTAAcaggtttttgtgtgtgtgtgtgtggggggggcactgagggttaagtgacttgcccagggtcacacagctagtaagtgtcaagcgtctgaggctggatttgaactcaggtcctcctgaatccagggccgatgctttatctactgcgccacctagctgccccccattacagGTTTTTACATGGAGGGAGGCTGCTCAAGTTTTCCCCAGAAGGGCAgaatatgaggaaactggcttTAGTTAAAATGGGGGCGATTTCCTCTGTGCCCAAGGAAGAAATGAACTTCTGGACCACCAGGGGATGAAACACTAGAGTGAGGCCCTAGAGATTGAATGGAAGAAAGCATTGTGTTGGTCAGGTCACAGCCAGAACCTCACATTAGATCTTGAGCATCTCATTTTAAGAGATTCATTCAGTTAACAgtcgtttattaagcaccttttgtgCTAGACCCTGGAAGTTCATATACCAAATgaaacagtttctgccttcaaggagcttacattctgtcatGGAAATAGTATCTACACACATgagtatatatgaaatatatagacAAAGGACGTTCCAGGTAataattttggtggggcaagCTAGAGGGTTCAGTAGGTTGATGAGGGAAATCATGTCATGTGGGGAGTGCCTTCAAGGAGCCTGGAGGagtctagagaagagaaggctaaGGGGAGGAGGCATGCTGGCTGTCTCCAGCTGTTTCAAAGGGAGGGAGCTAGGTGCTGACTTATTCCGAATTGGTGCAGAGACCAACACAAGGACCAATATGTAGAAGTTATAGACTGGCGGACTTTGGACTCCAGTCATGAAATTAGACAGTGAGCTTGTTGTCCCAGAGATGGACATCTCTGGATTACTATAAATGTCAACGGTATGTTGTATAAGGGCTTCCTGCCTTGGGTGGGAGGTTAGACcacatgacctttaaggtcccctccagttctTTGCCTCCCCTGCATGAATTAAACAGTCACCAGCTAGAAGGTGGGAGGATGGGGCAGGACTAGATGATGCttgcatttcttttctattcttatcCTATAATTTGGACCTGGCTTTCAGCATTGTCATTGTGACTACTCTGCAAAAGATACTTTTTCAAAATCATATGGCCAAAGGATGGGAAAGGTTCCTGAGAAGTTATCCAGTTTAGCCCTCTTTATTATTTGAGCAAGATCAACTTTAAATAGGTCTCAGAGGAAAATAGCTCTCTGTTTCCCTCGAGAGCTTTACCCCCATGGGAGTCAAAACCTTTTACCATCAGGAAATACTTCCCAAGACGCATAGTACTGTCACAGCcggaagggacctgagaaatcATGTATTTTAGTGCtgcttaacctggggtctgtgaacttgctttTAAAAGATGTTTTGATAATTGAATTTCtgtataactggtttccttgtgatccttcatattttattttatacatttaaaaacatgatcctggggcagctaggtggtgcagtggattcaggaggacctgagttcaaatccagcctcacttgacacttactagctgtgtgaccctgtgcaagtcacttaacccccattgtcctgcccaaaaaactaaacaaacaaacaaaaaccccatgaTCCTGAGGAgcggtccataggctttaccagattgctAAAGGGGGTCCTTGACAGAAAGAAGGTTAAGTACTCCTGCTTACAGATGAGCAGACTGAGGCCTAGACAGGTGGAGTGGCTTGTTGATGCTCAGACAGCCAGATAGTAGCCACACTGGGACTTTTATTTTAGGATTCTTTCTACCGTATCAGACTGTCTCCATAGTATGACCTAAATCCTTTTTGCCGAAGCTTTTTTGTTTTGCCCTCAGTGAGGATTAAAAGTAGCTGGTCACTCTTTGAAAGGGGCCTTTGCTTTGCTTAGCAGGCTTTGTGCCTTCATTCCATTCATCGCAGCTCTTTGCCTTGTCTGACCCTTCCAGAAAGTGAACCAGAAGGAATGTCAGCCAGACTGGCTGAGTG is drawn from Dromiciops gliroides isolate mDroGli1 chromosome 2, mDroGli1.pri, whole genome shotgun sequence and contains these coding sequences:
- the ANGEL1 gene encoding protein angel homolog 1 isoform X1, with amino-acid sequence MMYPAGPGSGDSPEGFPEQQRLQPQIGDCTARTLDAFFTCRKNAILAKSSSPQVEGGFAMAPRGLDQEEREGLLHQWREEGASRLPTSVSEGPPLEKGLASGSLALLMASPEEQRDAASEDKWSNVQLSDLRATEALEEPFADLAGIPGEEQLEGVDGTVWTAVPMQAGPQFADCAVLPVGTLATERWEEDPAVVAWSIAPESVSEEEAPVWPFESLGQLQPPPVEIPYHEILWREWEDLSIQPDPQGLDSGEAPQFQFTVMSYNILAQDLVQQSSELYMHCHPDILNWNYRFSNLVQEFQHWDPDILCLQEVQEDHYWEQLEPTLRMMGFTCFYKRRTGCKTDGCAVCYKHTRFRLLCASPVEYFRPGLELLNRDNVGLVLLLQPLVPESLGQITVGPLCVANTHVLYNPRRGDVKLAQVAILLAEVDKVARLSDGSYCPIILCGDLNSVPDSPLYNFIRSGQLQYQGMPAWKVSGQEDFSHQLYQRKLLTPLWPSSLGITDSCQYITPCHPKRSERRKYGRDFLLRFRFCDSACQRPVGLVLIEGVTDARPERPASWSQSVPEADAPDPEPFFPRSSGTIQHSLNLTSVYSHFLPQQGRPEVTTMPLGLGATVDYIFFSAEPCENGHRASRRLYRDGALKLLGRLSLLSEDVLWAANGLPNPFCSSDHLCLLASFGMEVTAP
- the ANGEL1 gene encoding protein angel homolog 1 isoform X2; translation: MIGSCLCYLLLPAARLCRVLSDAFFTCRKNAILAKSSSPQVEGGFAMAPRGLDQEEREGLLHQWREEGASRLPTSVSEGPPLEKGLASGSLALLMASPEEQRDAASEDKWSNVQLSDLRATEALEEPFADLAGIPGEEQLEGVDGTVWTAVPMQAGPQFADCAVLPVGTLATERWEEDPAVVAWSIAPESVSEEEAPVWPFESLGQLQPPPVEIPYHEILWREWEDLSIQPDPQGLDSGEAPQFQFTVMSYNILAQDLVQQSSELYMHCHPDILNWNYRFSNLVQEFQHWDPDILCLQEVQEDHYWEQLEPTLRMMGFTCFYKRRTGCKTDGCAVCYKHTRFRLLCASPVEYFRPGLELLNRDNVGLVLLLQPLVPESLGQITVGPLCVANTHVLYNPRRGDVKLAQVAILLAEVDKVARLSDGSYCPIILCGDLNSVPDSPLYNFIRSGQLQYQGMPAWKVSGQEDFSHQLYQRKLLTPLWPSSLGITDSCQYITPCHPKRSERRKYGRDFLLRFRFCDSACQRPVGLVLIEGVTDARPERPASWSQSVPEADAPDPEPFFPRSSGTIQHSLNLTSVYSHFLPQQGRPEVTTMPLGLGATVDYIFFSAEPCENGHRASRRLYRDGALKLLGRLSLLSEDVLWAANGLPNPFCSSDHLCLLASFGMEVTAP
- the ANGEL1 gene encoding protein angel homolog 1 isoform X3, with translation MAPRGLDQEEREGLLHQWREEGASRLPTSVSEGPPLEKGLASGSLALLMASPEEQRDAASEDKWSNVQLSDLRATEALEEPFADLAGIPGEEQLEGVDGTVWTAVPMQAGPQFADCAVLPVGTLATERWEEDPAVVAWSIAPESVSEEEAPVWPFESLGQLQPPPVEIPYHEILWREWEDLSIQPDPQGLDSGEAPQFQFTVMSYNILAQDLVQQSSELYMHCHPDILNWNYRFSNLVQEFQHWDPDILCLQEVQEDHYWEQLEPTLRMMGFTCFYKRRTGCKTDGCAVCYKHTRFRLLCASPVEYFRPGLELLNRDNVGLVLLLQPLVPESLGQITVGPLCVANTHVLYNPRRGDVKLAQVAILLAEVDKVARLSDGSYCPIILCGDLNSVPDSPLYNFIRSGQLQYQGMPAWKVSGQEDFSHQLYQRKLLTPLWPSSLGITDSCQYITPCHPKRSERRKYGRDFLLRFRFCDSACQRPVGLVLIEGVTDARPERPASWSQSVPEADAPDPEPFFPRSSGTIQHSLNLTSVYSHFLPQQGRPEVTTMPLGLGATVDYIFFSAEPCENGHRASRRLYRDGALKLLGRLSLLSEDVLWAANGLPNPFCSSDHLCLLASFGMEVTAP